One region of Exiguobacterium acetylicum genomic DNA includes:
- a CDS encoding SepM family pheromone-processing serine protease has translation MKAWKPALAAIIAALIVFFVPLPYFISYPGDATSTEDLIEVSGGDKEPGDLMMLTIAQRRATPYFLIESLFLPFSETSSVSDYLYDGESDAQYETRQKLYMEEAQHNATIEAFELADQKVDVDFEGVYVSGVIPGGPAEGKLKAGDRITSVDGKPITSFEGFMKTIQAKKAKTTVPIQFTRKSEDKKTTIRVDQLSKEVKRVGLGIYEPLPISNVTTDPDIAFQVEGVGGPSAGMMFTLEIYDQLTPGDLAKGHKIAGTGTIEEGGKVGPIGGAWQKVVAADEAGAEIMFVPAGENYKEAKPSIKKLGTNMKLVPIKTVEDAIDYLEELPAK, from the coding sequence ATGAAAGCTTGGAAACCTGCCTTAGCAGCGATCATCGCTGCCTTGATCGTATTTTTCGTACCGCTTCCCTATTTCATCTCCTATCCAGGTGATGCGACGTCGACGGAAGATTTGATCGAAGTATCTGGAGGCGACAAGGAACCGGGAGATTTGATGATGCTGACGATCGCACAACGCCGGGCCACGCCTTACTTTCTCATTGAAAGCTTATTTCTACCGTTCTCCGAAACATCGAGTGTAAGTGATTATCTGTACGACGGCGAGTCGGACGCGCAGTATGAAACGCGTCAGAAGCTGTATATGGAAGAAGCGCAACATAACGCAACGATCGAAGCGTTTGAATTGGCGGATCAAAAGGTCGATGTCGATTTCGAAGGGGTCTACGTCTCCGGCGTCATTCCCGGTGGTCCAGCCGAGGGGAAACTGAAAGCAGGGGATCGGATTACAAGTGTTGACGGAAAACCGATTACGTCATTTGAAGGTTTCATGAAGACGATTCAAGCGAAAAAAGCCAAAACAACTGTTCCGATTCAGTTCACGCGTAAATCGGAAGACAAGAAGACGACGATTCGCGTGGATCAGTTATCTAAAGAGGTCAAGCGAGTCGGACTAGGTATTTACGAACCGCTTCCGATCTCAAACGTGACGACGGATCCTGATATTGCGTTTCAGGTCGAAGGTGTCGGTGGACCATCTGCTGGAATGATGTTCACTCTTGAAATTTATGATCAATTGACGCCGGGGGATTTGGCGAAAGGGCATAAAATCGCCGGCACGGGAACGATTGAAGAAGGCGGCAAGGTGGGACCGATTGGTGGAGCGTGGCAAAAGGTCGTCGCTGCTGACGAGGCAGGAGCAGAAATCATGTTCGTGCCAGCAGGAGAGAACTACAAAGAAGCAAAACCATCCATCAAAAAACTCGGAACGAACATGAAGCTCGTTCCGATCAAGACAGTCGAAGATGCGATTGATTATTTAGAAGAACTTCCAGCGAAATAA
- the coaD gene encoding pantetheine-phosphate adenylyltransferase yields the protein MKRIAICPGSFDPITNGHLDIIERAVPIFDEIIVAVLNNSSKQPLFSVQERMELIADVTSHLPQIKVDSFNGLLVDYAAEVGATAIVRGLRAVSDFEYEMQVASINKKMNDQIETLFMMTNNQYSFLSSSIVKEAAKYGASVADLVPPSVEEALRQKYTKGEL from the coding sequence ATGAAACGAATCGCCATATGCCCAGGTAGCTTTGATCCAATCACGAACGGACATTTAGACATCATCGAGCGTGCTGTTCCGATTTTTGATGAGATCATCGTTGCCGTACTGAATAATTCTTCGAAGCAACCACTCTTTTCTGTCCAGGAACGGATGGAGTTAATTGCCGATGTGACGTCGCACCTACCTCAAATCAAGGTGGATTCCTTTAACGGATTGCTCGTCGATTATGCGGCGGAAGTCGGAGCAACCGCGATCGTACGCGGTCTACGAGCAGTTTCGGACTTTGAATACGAAATGCAAGTCGCTTCCATCAACAAGAAGATGAATGATCAAATCGAGACATTGTTCATGATGACGAATAATCAGTATTCCTTCTTGAGTTCTTCGATCGTTAAGGAAGCTGCCAAATATGGTGCTTCCGTTGCCGATCTCGTACCGCCTTCCGTCGAAGAAGCGCTACGTCAGAAATATACGAAAGGAGAACTGTGA
- the rsmD gene encoding 16S rRNA (guanine(966)-N(2))-methyltransferase RsmD: protein MKEMRVISGERKGTRLKAVPGDQTRPTTDKVKESLFNVIGPYFNGGRALDLFAGSGGLGIESLSRGCDEAVFVDQHHKAVQTIQDNLRTTHYTDQARVLKKDVAIALTELASEEPFKLIYLDPPYAKERLTEHVTYIEQHDMLTDNGVIVCEHDSAVELPDQIGRLEVVRRLRYSAVISITLYEFMEAEEDHE from the coding sequence ATGAAGGAAATGCGAGTCATTTCAGGGGAACGGAAAGGTACACGATTAAAAGCAGTGCCAGGGGATCAAACACGACCGACGACGGATAAGGTTAAAGAATCCTTATTCAATGTCATCGGTCCTTATTTCAACGGAGGACGAGCACTGGATCTGTTTGCGGGGAGCGGTGGTCTTGGGATTGAATCTCTTTCAAGAGGATGCGATGAGGCAGTGTTCGTCGACCAACACCATAAAGCGGTCCAAACGATCCAAGATAATTTACGAACGACGCACTATACGGACCAAGCACGTGTTTTGAAAAAAGATGTAGCGATCGCTTTAACGGAACTCGCATCTGAAGAGCCGTTTAAGTTGATTTATCTAGACCCTCCCTATGCAAAAGAGCGATTGACGGAACATGTCACGTACATAGAGCAACACGATATGCTGACGGACAACGGTGTCATCGTCTGTGAACATGACTCGGCGGTTGAATTGCCGGACCAGATCGGACGACTGGAAGTCGTGCGTCGACTTCGTTATTCCGCTGTCATCTCGATTACATTGTACGAATTCATGGAAGCGGAGGAAGACCACGAATGA
- a CDS encoding YlbG family protein, translating into MIKERVGLIVYVNAMKASRQLRRYGNVYFTSKRERYVHLYVDLDQHEQVMEVISTLPFVESIKRSERPFITETFANKKGKMPEEA; encoded by the coding sequence GTGATCAAAGAACGAGTGGGACTCATCGTCTATGTCAATGCGATGAAAGCATCCCGTCAATTACGCCGTTACGGGAACGTCTACTTTACGTCTAAACGTGAACGATACGTTCATCTGTATGTCGATTTAGATCAGCATGAACAGGTGATGGAAGTCATTTCGACTCTCCCGTTCGTCGAATCGATCAAACGTTCAGAACGACCGTTCATCACGGAGACGTTCGCGAACAAAAAAGGTAAAATGCCAGAAGAAGCATAA
- a CDS encoding YlbF family regulator: MIYTDKTIDLINAAEDLIRSLAQSETGQAYRCAKQAQQESAEAQAVIRDFHQVKEDYELVQRFGRYHPDYQTITKKVHEVKRRLDLQEEVAQFKKAEKQLETLLGQISLKLAGEVSPQIKVPTGNPFFDQGCAGGCSTGGSCSCSG; the protein is encoded by the coding sequence GTGATATATACCGATAAGACGATTGACCTCATCAACGCAGCGGAAGACCTCATTCGATCTCTCGCTCAAAGTGAAACGGGGCAAGCATATAGATGTGCGAAACAAGCACAGCAAGAGTCAGCAGAGGCACAGGCTGTCATTCGCGATTTTCATCAAGTCAAGGAGGACTACGAACTCGTACAGCGATTCGGACGGTATCATCCTGACTATCAGACGATCACGAAAAAGGTCCATGAAGTCAAACGGCGACTTGATTTACAAGAGGAAGTCGCGCAGTTTAAAAAGGCGGAAAAACAACTCGAGACGTTACTCGGACAAATCAGTCTGAAGCTCGCTGGGGAAGTATCACCGCAAATTAAAGTACCGACGGGAAATCCTTTCTTCGATCAAGGATGCGCTGGAGGTTGTTCGACCGGTGGCAGCTGTAGCTGTAGCGGATAA
- a CDS encoding ATP-grasp domain-containing protein: MFRTIGIKTEHAKSDYHFDSLKKIEQADVVLFPEYWQIHSIIYGMKKPIFPSAATFHLGHDKIEMTRIFQTVIPDNIPRTGIYGKNEFTVERVLREFSFPFVAKTVRSSMGQGVHLIKNETDWKKYTDTHETFYIQEYIPNEKDLRVVVVGDQVLAAYWRVGGAQFLNNVAQGGVLDFDDVPQGAIDFVLALAKQLDIDHAGFDLIIRDGQWYVLEFNVFFGGEGLNHLGIHAPDTILEYVERKYGSS; this comes from the coding sequence ATGTTCCGGACGATTGGAATCAAGACGGAACATGCCAAGTCAGATTATCACTTTGATTCCTTGAAAAAAATCGAACAGGCGGATGTCGTCCTGTTCCCGGAATACTGGCAAATCCACTCAATCATCTATGGGATGAAAAAACCGATTTTCCCGTCGGCTGCTACGTTCCACTTAGGTCATGACAAGATCGAAATGACGCGGATTTTTCAAACCGTCATTCCGGATAACATCCCTCGGACCGGCATCTATGGAAAAAATGAATTCACCGTCGAACGTGTCTTACGTGAATTTTCGTTTCCTTTCGTTGCGAAGACAGTCCGTAGCTCAATGGGACAAGGTGTTCATCTCATCAAAAATGAAACAGACTGGAAGAAATACACGGATACACACGAGACGTTCTACATTCAAGAGTACATTCCGAATGAGAAGGACTTACGTGTCGTCGTCGTCGGCGATCAAGTCCTTGCTGCATACTGGCGCGTAGGCGGTGCTCAGTTCTTAAATAACGTCGCTCAAGGTGGTGTCCTTGATTTTGATGATGTGCCACAAGGGGCAATCGACTTCGTGCTCGCTCTCGCGAAACAGCTCGATATCGATCACGCTGGTTTTGATCTCATCATCCGTGACGGACAGTGGTACGTTCTTGAGTTCAATGTCTTCTTCGGTGGAGAAGGACTCAATCACCTTGGTATTCACGCACCGGATACGATTCTCGAATATGTCGAACGAAAATATGGAAGTTCATGA
- a CDS encoding YugN family protein, protein MKFEQYGIEGKELKFGLLETIMEHHRFVREGQWDYERAMYDMKYEKQSTGEVFYLRVPVYAIQGEIEDRHAVVRMMTPLLGKHYYPHGVEYDETFPPEIVKDCERRLAALLETLEK, encoded by the coding sequence ATGAAGTTTGAACAATATGGTATCGAAGGCAAGGAACTGAAGTTCGGTCTTCTCGAAACAATCATGGAACATCACCGCTTCGTTCGTGAAGGACAGTGGGATTACGAACGCGCGATGTATGACATGAAATATGAAAAACAATCAACAGGTGAAGTATTCTACCTGCGTGTTCCTGTCTATGCGATCCAAGGCGAGATTGAAGACCGCCATGCTGTCGTTCGTATGATGACACCACTTCTCGGTAAACACTACTATCCACACGGTGTCGAGTATGATGAGACGTTCCCTCCGGAAATCGTCAAAGACTGCGAACGTCGTTTAGCAGCATTGCTCGAAACACTCGAAAAATAA
- a CDS encoding SCO family protein, producing the protein MKKNSYLTVAAVVLILVAAAGGYYYFFMKEKLPVIAEPTPFELTNAVDGKSFNSEDGKVKVLTFFYSNCPDICPLTLNDYRKLEKKLRNEELYGSDVELVAVTVDPKVDTPKVLKKYASNFEADAKGWRVLTGDPVVIDRLTRQLNFYYSKAESGLVTHGTQMFILDRENKVRAISSMAKTPDEPVDLEEVMSSVTQLAKE; encoded by the coding sequence TTGAAAAAGAATAGTTACTTGACGGTCGCTGCCGTCGTCCTTATCTTAGTTGCGGCAGCCGGGGGATATTATTATTTCTTCATGAAAGAAAAGTTACCTGTCATCGCTGAACCGACACCATTTGAATTAACGAATGCCGTAGACGGAAAATCATTCAATTCGGAAGACGGAAAAGTCAAAGTGTTGACGTTCTTCTACTCGAACTGTCCTGATATTTGTCCGTTGACGTTAAATGATTACCGTAAGCTTGAGAAAAAGCTTCGGAACGAAGAATTGTACGGAAGTGACGTCGAACTCGTCGCAGTGACGGTTGATCCAAAAGTGGATACACCGAAAGTCTTGAAAAAGTATGCTTCGAACTTTGAAGCAGATGCCAAAGGATGGAGAGTATTGACGGGAGATCCAGTCGTCATCGATCGTTTGACACGTCAGTTGAATTTCTATTACTCGAAGGCTGAGAGCGGCTTAGTGACACACGGAACACAAATGTTCATTTTGGACCGTGAGAATAAAGTACGGGCGATTTCGTCTATGGCGAAGACGCCGGATGAACCGGTCGACTTAGAAGAGGTCATGTCTTCGGTCACACAATTAGCAAAGGAGTGA